A window of Streptomyces broussonetiae genomic DNA:
GGGCGGCGTACGGACGCTTCCCGACACTGCCTGCGCTGCGCGAACTGCTGGAAGGGGAGCCGTCGGCCCTGGCGTCGCTGCGCGGCGCGCTGGAGGGGGACGAGCACGGCGGGATGCGCCGCGAACTCGAGGCGCGCGTCCGGCAGTCGGGCAGCGCGGGCGATCCCGGCCCGGCCCTGGCGGACCGGCTCGCCGTGCTGGACCGGCCGGTATTCGCCGAGTTCTTCGGAACGGACGGCGCGGGCGCACGCCCCTTCTCACTGCGCGCCGTCGCCCACCATCCGCTGAGGGTGCGCATCGACCTGCCCGAGCGGGGACACGAAGAGGCATCACGGATCGTCACCCGGCTGGTACTGGCCCAGTTCGGCGCCGTGGCGTCGGTCGGCGAACGGTCCCACTTCGTCGGCCTCGTGCTGGACGACGCCACCGGCGCGGTGACGACCGAGTCCATCCGTCGCATCCCGCGGCTGCGCTCCCGTAACGCGGGCGTCGTGCTCGCCCTGCGCACGGTCGGTGACGTCCCCGAGGCGCTGCACGGTCCGCTGTACGCGGCCGTCGGCTGCCGGATGGCGTTCTCCGGGGTGGCCACGTGGGACGGCGGCAGGTTCGCGGAGGCGTGGGGCACCGAATGGGTGGAGACCCGGGACGTGGCTCGCCACACCGTCTTCGCCAACCAGCCCATGACGCGCGCGATCCATGCCCTGCGCAAGCTGGTGACCGGCAAAGCGGTGACGACGGAGGCCGTCACCGTCCGCCAAGTCGAGCGGGAGCGCTGGTCTGCCTCCGAGTTGGCTCATGGGGTGCCGGCGGGGCATGCCGTGTTGTCGTTGACGAGTGTGCGGGGGGAGCACGCGCCGCCGCTGTTGGTGGATCTGAGGGGGTGAGGGGGACGCGGGGGATCGTACGGTGAGGCAGAATCGGGGTAGGCCGTTCATACGTGGCGGCCAAGAGATCGCCGGGGCCGTGCGATCAGCGGGTTCGGCGCGATCGGTCTGATCGGCGTGTTCGGTCTGATCGGCGGGTTCGTCGTCGTCCTGGTGGTCGTCGTCCTGGTCGTCGTCCCCGTCGTGTCGTTGTGATCAGCGGATCCCCCTCACCCTGAAGGTCCCATGCCCCCTACCCTCGCCTCGCTCGTCCAGCACTCCGCGCTCAAGCTGACCGTGCGCGCGGGCGAGGACCGTCTCGACGTGCCCGTCCGCTGGGCGCACGTCAGCGAGCTGGCCGACCCCGTGCCGTACATGGAGGGCGGCGAGCTGCTGCTGATCACCGCGCTCAAGCTGGACGCGGAGGACCCGCAGGCCATGCGGCGCTATGTGAAGCGGCTGGTGGGGGCCGGTGTCGTGGGGCTCGGGTTCGCCGTCGGGGTGAATTACGAGGACATTCCCGAGGCGCTCGTCGAGGCCGCGCGGCAGGAGGGGCTGCCGCTGCTCGAGGTGCCCCGCCGCACCCCCTTCCTCGCCATCAGCAAGGCCGTCTCGGCCGCCATCGCCGCCGACCAGTACCGGGCCGTCACGGCAGGTTTCGCCGCGCAGCGCGAGCTGACCAAGCAGGCCCTCAACGCCGGCCCGGAGGGGCTGCTCGGCGCGCTCGCCGCGCAGGTCGACGGGTGGGCCGCGCTGTACGACGCCTCGGGTGCCGTCGTCGCCGCCGCGCCGGAGTGGGCGGGCCGCCGGGCGGCGCGCCTGACCGCCGAGGTGGAACGGCTGCGGGAGCGGCCCGCCCCCGCCTCCTCCGTCGTCGGCGGGCCCGATCACGAGGACCGGGTCGAGATGCACTCCCTCGGCACCGGGCGGCGCCCGCGTGCCGCGCTCGCCGTGGGCACGGCCGCCGCCCTGGGCACCGCCGAGCGCTACGCCGTGCACTCCGCCATCGCCCTGCTCACCCTCACCACCGAACGCTCCCGCTCCCTGCACGCGGCCGAGCAGCGCATCGGTGCGGCCGTGCTGCGCATGCTGCTGGCAGGCGAGCCCGACCACGCCCGGGCCGTCGCCGGGGACCTGTACGGCGGGCTGCTCGACGCGCCGTTCCGGATGATCGTCGCCGAGTCGGCGTCCGGCTCCGCCGCCCGGGCGCACGCGGATGCCCACGGCCACATCGCCAGGTCGGTGTCCGCGGGCGCCGCCCCCGCCACCGAGGCCGGCGTTGATCCGCTGGACGGGCTCGCGGAGAGCGTCGAGGCCGCCGCCATGCGCTCCGGTGAGGCCGTACTGGTCGTGCCCGACGGGGAGCGGCTGGTGGTGCTGGCCGCCGACTCGGGCGCGGCCGTGGCCGCCTGTACGCAGTACGCGGCCGCGCTGGAGGCGGCTCGAGCGGCGCCCGAGCAGACGGCCGGGGGCGACGAGGAGGAGCTGGTCGTCGGGCTGTCCGCGCCGGCCGGCCCGATCGCCGCCGCGGCGGCCTACAAGCAGGCCGAGCAGGCGTTGTCCGTGGCGCGACGGCGAGGACGGGTGCTGGTGGAGCACGAGCAGCTGGCCGCCGGGTCGGTGCTGCCGTTGCTGGCCGACGACGCGGTGAAGGCGTTCGCCGACGGGTTGCTGCGGGCGTTGCACGAGCATGACGCGACGGGGCGAGGGGACCTGGTCGCCTCGCTGCGGGCGTGGCTGTCCCGGCACGGGCAGTGGGACGCGGCCGCGGCGGATCTCGGGGTGCATCGGCACACGCTGCGGTACCGGATGCGGCGGGTCGAGGAGATCCTGGGGCGGTCGCTGGACGATCCCGACGTACGGATGGAGCTGTGGCTCGCGCTGAAGGCGACCTCCACCGAGTAGTCCAAACAGTAGCGTCCGTTGCGCCCACTGCTACGGCTCGGACAAACGACCCCTGGCCGCCCGCGTCCTACCGTGGACCACGAAGACCACGTACACCCCCAACGCGGAAGGGCCGGGACTCGCACATGCCCCAGGAAAACACTGTGGGGGCCACCCACGCCTTCTGGCTCGCCGGTCGCCAGGCCACCGGTGAGGACACCTTCGACGTCACCTCCCCGTGGGACGGCCGGCTCGTCGGCAAGGTCAGCGTGCCGACCGACGCCCAGGTCGAGGAGGCCGTGGCCGCGGCGTACGCCGTGCGGGACGAGTTCGCCGCCACCCCGGCGCACGTGCGCGCCGCCGCGCTCGACCACGTCAGCAGGCGACTGGCCGAGCGCACCGAGGAGATCGCCCAGCTGATCTCCGCCGAGAACGGCAAGCCCGTCAAGTGGGCCCGCGGCGAGGTCGGCCGTGCCGTCTCCGTGTTCCGGTTCGCCGCCGAGGAGGCCCGCCGGTTCAACGGCGGCGAGGCCCAGCGTCTGGACACCGACGCGGGCGGCCAGGGCCGGCTGGCGCTCACCCGCCGCTTCCCCAAGGGTGTCGTGCTCGGTATCGCGCCGTTCAACTTCCCGCTGAACCTGTGCGCCCACAAGATCGCCCCGGCGATCGCGGCCGGCGCGCCGATCATCCTCAAGCCGGCGCCCGCCACCCCGCTCTCCGGCCTGATCATCGGCGACCTCCTCGCCGAGACCGAGGGCCTGCCGGCCGGGTCCTGGAGCATCCTGCCGGTCGCCAACGACAAGATGTCCGCCCTCGTCCAGGACGAGCGTCTGCCGGTCATCTCCTTCACCGGTTCCGAGAAGGTCGGCTACGCGATCATGGACTCGGTGCCGCGCAAGCACTGCACGCTGGAGCTGGGCGGCAACGGCGCGGCCGTCGTCCTCGGCGACTACGCCTCCGACGCCGACCTGGACTGGGCCGCGACCCGCATCGCGACCTTCTCCAACTACCAGGGCGGCCAGTCCTGCATCTCCGTGCAGCGCGTGATCGCCGACGCGTCGGTCTACGACCGGCTGCTGCCGCGCATCGTCGCCGCCGTCGAGGCCCAGAACACCGGTGACCCCAACGACGACAAGACCGACGTCGGCCCGCTGGTCAGCGAGGACGCGGCCAAGCGCGTCGAGTCCTGGGTGACGGAGGCGGTCGAGGCCGGTGCCCAGCTGCTCACCGGCGGCAAGCGCGACGGCGCCGCCTACGCGCCGACCGTGCTCACCGACCTGCCGGCCGGTACCACCCTCGCCCGCGAGGAGGTCTTCGGGCCGGTCCTCAGCGTGCAGAAGGTGGACGGCGAGGCCGAGGCGTACGCCGCGGTCAACGACTCCAAGTACGGCCTCCAGGCAGGCGTGTTCACGCACGACCTGCAGGTCGCCTTCCGCGCCCACCGTGCCCTCGAGGTCGGCGGCGTGGTGATCGGCGACGTCCCGTCCTACCGCGCCGACCAGATGCCGTACGGCGGCGCCAAGCAGTCCGGTGTGGGCCGCGAGGGCGTCAGGTTCGCGATGGACGACTACACATACGAGCGCGTGCTGGTTCTCACCGGTCTCGCGCTCTGACCTGCCACGGACAGGTCAGCCGGAACGGCCGCAGCCCACTGTGCGGGGGCTGCGGCCGTTTCCGTGTGCCGACGGTCATTTCTGTTCTCAAGTAAAGGATTCGGCATCGGCAGTTCAAGAGTGCTGCGCAGTGTCTTGATCTGTCCATGACTCTCCCGATGGGATGCGCCTGACCACTTCGTCCGACAACGGACGTGTCAGGATCACTCAGGGGAACGTATGCACATAGCCCGTACCGGGCGCGGCGTCGCGGCCTCGGCCGTCGCCTCCGCCGCACTCGTCGCCGCAGCGCTGGCGACCACCTCCTCGGCCGGCGCCACGACCGCCGCGCCCGCCGCCGTACCGCACACCTTCGCGGCTCCGGCCGTTGCGGGGCACGGCCTCGTCCATGGCGTGGCCAGCCCCCTCCCCATCGCCCAGTGCCAGGCCAAGTGGCACATCAACTGCTACAACCCGCTCCAGTACAGAACCGCGTACAACCTCAACGCGCTGTACAAGAAGGGCGTCACGGGCAAGGGGCGCACGATCGTCATCGTGGACTCGTTCGGCTCGCCGACGATCCAGCACGATCTCGACGTCTACAGCAAGCAGTTCGGGCTGAAGAGCACCAAGGTCAACGTGGTCAAGTGGGGCAAGGTGCCCCCGTTCGACCCCAAGAACTCGGACATGACCGGCTGGGCCGGCGAGAGCACCCTCGACGTCGAGATGGCCCACGCCGTCGCGCCGGACGCCAAGATCGTGCTGGTGGAGACGGCCGTCGCCGAGACCGAGGGCACCACCGGTCTGCCGGAGATGATGGACGCCGAGAAGTACATGATCGACCACGGTGTCGGCGACGTCATCAGCCAGAGCTTCGGTGCCACCGAGAACACCTTCCCGGGCTTCGACAAGGGTGACTTCTCCAGCATCAAGAAGCTGCGCTACGCCTTCCAGGACGCCGCTCGCAAGCACGTGACCGTCCTCGCCTCCTCCGGCGACGGCGGCGCCACCGACAGCACCGCGGACGGCAAGGGCTACTACAAGTACCGCGTCAACTCCTGGCCCTCCTCGGACCCGTTGGTCACCTCCATCGGCGGCACCCAGCTCCACCTGAACGACAAGGGTGAGCGCGTCAAGCCGGACAGCGTCTACAACGACAACGGCGCGGGCGGCGGCGGCCAGTCCCACGTCTTCACCCGGCCGGCCTTCCAGAACGGCGTGAAGAACGTCGTCGGCACCCGCCGGGGCACCCCGGACATCTCGATGGCCGCCGCGGTCAACGGCGGTGCCTGGGTCTACTCCAGCTACGACCCGACCGCCACCGGCTGGGACGTCAGCGGCGGCACCAGCGAGGCGAGCCCCCTCTTCGCGGGCATCATCGCCCTCGCCGACCAGGCGGGCGGCCACCGGGTGGGCGACATCCACCAGGCGCTCTACGCCCTCGAGGGCCGCAGGGGCTCCGGCGTCGTCGACGTCAACGACGGCACCGACAACTCCTACCAGGGTGTGCAGGGCTACAAGGCCGTCAAGGGCTACGACATGGCCACGGGTGTGGGCACGCTGAACGCCCTGACCTTCGTGCCGGCCCTGGCGAAGGCGAGCCACGGCTGACCCCCGCTCCCTGAGCGACAGCCGCTACGGCCCCGGGTCCCGGACCCGGGGCCGTTCGCCTGCCCGGCCGGGTGCACGACAGGCATGACAGATGGGAACCATTTTCATACACGCTGGTGTGGCGGCCCGCCCCGGTGAAGAGGTCCGGCACCGCTGCCTTCCGGTGCCGGACCCCTTCAGGTCGCCGTCCTCCCCGGACCCTCAACCGGAGAAGCCGACGTGCGCGAGCCGCAAGGGGCCGCGCAGCCTGATGCGGACGTCGTGCACGCCCTCGGCGGCGAAGGCGGCTCTCAGGGCGGTGTAGGCGTAGGGGCCGGCCGTGGGGGTGCGCAGGCACAGGGACGCGAGCACCCGGCCGCCGTCCAGCGCTATCTCCAGGACTCCCTCGCCCGACACCCGGGCCGACAGCCCGGTCACGCCCGGGCCGAAGTCACAGGAACGGAAGACCAGTTCGCCGGTTCCGCCGTGCGCCGGGGTCACCGCGTCGCCCGCGGCCCGTGCCCGGTCCACGATCGCGATGCCGGACTGCTCGTCGAAGTCCGCGCCCTCGAGGCCGCGCCGGACCACCGGGCGCGGCGCCGCGGCGCTGCCGTCGAGCCGGACGGTCCTGCGCAGCCGGACGTCCTCGCTGGAGGCGCCGACCAGCAGCTCGTACGGACCCCTCTCCAGCCTCGGCCCGCCCAGGGCCACGTCCCAGAATTCCACCTCCGCCGTCGCGCCGGGCGAGAGGGTGAGCCGGCGCAGCGCCAGCAGTTCCCGGCGCGGGCGCGCCACCGACGGGTCGAGGGCCCGCACGTAGAGCTGGACCACCTCGTCCGCCGCCCGGTCCCCGGTGTTCGTCACCGCGCACGCGACCCGGAGCGCGCCGTGCGCGACGCCGACCACGAGAGCGCCGTAACGGAAGGACGCGTACGACAGGCCGTGCCCGAAGGGGAACAGCGGGGTGCCCTCGAAGTAGAGGTACGTCTGGCGGCTGCCGATCACGTCGTAGTCGAGCAGGCCGGGCAGGTCGGCGTCGCGGGCGTACCAGGTCTGCGGGAGCCGGCCCGCGGGGGAGACGTCGCCCGCCAGGGTCCGGGCAGGGCCGTGCCCGCCGGCTGGCCGCCGTGCGCGGTCCACAGCACCGCGGGCAGCTGTTTCACGTCCACCGCGTACGGATGGGCCGAGGTCAGCACCAGCACCGTGCGCGGGTTCGCGGCCCGGGCCGCGTGCAGCAGCCGCCGCTGGTGCCGCGGCAGTTCGAGGGTCGTACGGTCCTCGGTCTCGCGGCCGTTGATGTGCGGGTCGTTGCCCGCGACCACCAGGACGACGTCCGCGCCCCGCGCGACCCGGGCCACAGCCTGCTCGCCCCGCTCGACCGTGATCACCTCTAAGACGTCCCCGGTCCCGGCAACCTGCACGCCGTCGGCGGCAACACGGACATGGCGCCCCGTGCCCAGATGTGTCAGGAGGTGACCGCTGTGGTGCGGTTCGAGACGGAAGGTCTCCTGGACCACCCAGCCGCCGGGCCGGTCGGCGGACGCGCGCACCCGGCCGTCCTCGGCGACCGAGAGGTACCGGCCGTCCGGTGCGCGCAGGGTCAGCACGCCCTCGCCCCAGTCCACCAGCGCGAACTCGGTGCCGGTCGGATCCGTGGTGAGCGGCGGCAGGTCGGTACGGCCGGTGAGCAGGGCCGGGTCCAGCGCGCCCTCGGCGCCGTGCACCTCGTCCGGCGCGTGGGCGGGCGGCACGTGCAGGAACGCACCCGTGGCGGTGCGCAGCCGGACGCGGTCCACTCCCTCGGCGAACTCCACGCGCTCGGCGCCGAACCGCTCGTACAGGCCCTCCAGGGGGGTGGAGCGGTGGAGGAGACTGCCGAGACCTGGGGGAGGACTGGGCGAGACTGACCCTGGGCTGCTGGAGGACAGGCTGAATACCGGCGGGCTGGTTCACGGCGGCTCCCGACGTAAGGAGTGCAGACAGGGGAAGCAGGCAGAGGTCTGCCCCGGACAGGGCGTGCGCGGCGGGTGTCAGGACGCGGTCGGCGCCGGGCCCGAACTCGCCCGTACGGTCAGCTCGGGCGCGAGCAGCACGACCTCCTCGCCGCCCCGCCCGTCCAGCTTGGCCACCAGGTGCTCCACGGCCCGCCGGCCCATCTCCTGTGCCGGGATGGCGGCGGAGGTCAGCCGCACCGAGGCCTGAACGGCGACCTGGTCCGGGCCGATGGCCACCACGGACACGTCCTCGGGCACCGCCCGGCCCTGCTGGCGCAGCAGCGCGAGCAGCGGCTCCACCGCCGACTCGTTCTGCACCACGAACCCGGTGGTCCCCGGGCGCTCGTCGAAGATCCGGGCCAGGGTGAGCGCCATCGCGTCGTACCCGCCCTCGCAGGGCCGGTGCAGCACGCGGACGCCCGACTCGCGGGCCCGTGAGCGCAGCCCCTCGAGGGTGCGCTCGGCGAAACCGGTGTGCCGTTCGTAGACGGCCGGGGCCTCGCCGATGACAGCGATCTCACGGTGGCCGAGCCCCGCCAGATGCTCCACGCACAGCGCGCCGGTCGCACTCCAGTCCAGGTCCACACAGGTCAGGCCGCGAGTGTCGGCGGGCAGCCCGATCAGCACCGAGGGCTGGTCGTCGCCCGCTCTCGGCTCTGTTCGCGTCGGGGCGCCCCCACGCCGCAGCAGCGGCAGCCGCTCGTCCTCCAGCTCGACGTCCATCAGGATCATCGCGTCGGCGAGACCGCTGCCGGTGACCCGGCGCACCGCGTCCGGCCCCTCCTCGCCGGTGAGCAGCAGGACGTCGTAGCCGTGCGTACGGGCCGTGGTGGCCACCGCGATGGCGATCTCCATCATCACCGGCACGTACATGTCGGTGCGCAGCGGGATCATCAGCGCGATGATGTTCGACCTGTTGCTGGCCAGGGCCCGGGCGCCGGCGTTCGGGTGGTAGCCCAGTTCCCGGATGCTCTGCTCGACCCGCTGCCGGGTGGTCGCGGAGATGGACCGCTTGCCGCTGAGGACATAGCTCACCGTGCTCGCCGACACTCCGGCGTGCTGGGCGACCTCGGCGAGGGTGACCATCCGGCTCTCCAAGCTTGTGAAGCGCTTCGACAGGACGCTCAGCCGACAGACCGGGCTGAGAGTTGGATGGACACTAGCTGCAGCCGAGGTGAGGTGTCCAGAGGATGTCGAAGCGCTTCGACAGCTTTTGCCGTACGGCGGCCACGGAGGTGCGGTACACGAACCGTCCCCCCGGAAGAACCCCCGACGCCACACCGCAGACCGCTCCTGGCGAAGGAAGAAGGCGGAGAGGGCGAAGAAGGTGAAGAGGGACAAGAGGTCGCAGGAGCCCTCCGACACGACGTCCTGCTTCGTCGGTATCGGCCGGGTATCCGCTGAACGGACGCGCGAGGGGTGGTGGGGTCGGCCCGTTTCGGGTACCAACGATCCAGTAGCACTGGTCGGTAGCGAACGGTCAGCAATCATCCCTCTTCGCGGCGAGGTGAGCCTCATGTCCGCCCCCACCACCCCCCGTACCACTGTCACCGAGCGCGAGGCCCGTCAGGTGGCGGAGGCCGCCCGGGAACAGAACTGGCGCAAGCCCAGCTTCGCCAAGGAGCTGTTCCTCGGGCGCTTCCGGCTCGACCTCATCCATCCCCACCCGCTCCCCGACGACGAGGCGGTCCGGCGCGGCGAGGAGTTCCTCGCCGAACTGCGCGCCTTCTGCGAGTCCACGATCGACTCCGCCCGCATCGAGCGCGAGGCCCGCATCCCCGACGAGGTCGTGGCGGGCCTGAAGGAACTCGGCGCCCTCGGCATGAAGATCGACCCCAAGTACGGCGGCCTCGGCCTCACCCAGCTCTACTACAACAAGGCCCTCGCCCTGGTCGGCTCCGCGAGCCCCGCCGTCGGCGCGCTCCTGTCCGCCCACCAGTCGATCGGCGTACCGCAGCCGCTCAAGATGTTCGGCACCCAGGAGCAGAAGGACGCCTTCCTGCCCCGCTGCGCCCGCACCGACATCTCCGCGTTCCTGCTCACCGAGCCGGACGTCGGCTCCGACCCGGCCCGCCTCGCCACCACGGCCGTACCCGACGGGGAGGACACCTACGTCCTCGACGGAGTGAAGCTGTGGACGACCAACGGGGTGGTCGCCGACCTGCTCGTGGTCATGGCGCGGGTGCCCGCATCCGAGGGGCACAAGGGCGGCATCACCGCGTTCGTGGTCGAGGCGGCCTCGGAGGGCATCACCGTCGAGAACCGCAACGCCTTCATGGGCCTGCGCGGCATCGAGAACGGCGTCACCCGCTTCCACCAGGTCCGGGTGCCCGCCGCCAACCGCATCGGGCCCGAGGGCGCGGGCCTGAAGATCGCGCTCACCACCCTCAACACCGGCCGGCTCTCGCTGCCCGCGATGTGCGCGGGCGCCGGCAAGTGGTGCCTGAAGATCGCCCGCGAGTGGTCGGCGGAGCGCGAGCAGTGGGGCAAGCCGGTCGCGCTGCACGAGGCGGTGGGCTCGAAGATCTCCTTCATCGCGGCCACGACATTCGCCCTCGAAGCCGTACTCGACCTCTCCTCCCAGATGGCCGACGAGGACCGCAACGACATCCGCATCGAGGCCGCCCTCGCCAAGCTCTACGGCTCCGAGATGGCCTGGAAGATGGCCGACGAACTGGTCCAGATCCGCGGCGGTCGCGGCTATGAGACGGCCGAGTCGCTCACGGCGCGCGGCGAGCGCGGCGTCCCGGCCGAGCAGATCCTGCGCGACCTGCGCATCAACCGTATCTTCGAGGGCTCGACGGAGATCATGCACCTGCTGATCGCCCGCGAGGCCGTCGACGCCCACCTCTCGGTCGCCGGTGACCTCATCGACCCCGACAAGTCCCTGTCCGACAAGGCGAAGGCGGGCGCGAGCGCGGGCGTCTTCTACGCCAAGTGGCTGCCCAGGCTTGTCGCCGGGCCCGGTCAACTGCCCACTGCCTACG
This region includes:
- a CDS encoding PucR family transcriptional regulator; the encoded protein is MPPTLASLVQHSALKLTVRAGEDRLDVPVRWAHVSELADPVPYMEGGELLLITALKLDAEDPQAMRRYVKRLVGAGVVGLGFAVGVNYEDIPEALVEAARQEGLPLLEVPRRTPFLAISKAVSAAIAADQYRAVTAGFAAQRELTKQALNAGPEGLLGALAAQVDGWAALYDASGAVVAAAPEWAGRRAARLTAEVERLRERPAPASSVVGGPDHEDRVEMHSLGTGRRPRAALAVGTAAALGTAERYAVHSAIALLTLTTERSRSLHAAEQRIGAAVLRMLLAGEPDHARAVAGDLYGGLLDAPFRMIVAESASGSAARAHADAHGHIARSVSAGAAPATEAGVDPLDGLAESVEAAAMRSGEAVLVVPDGERLVVLAADSGAAVAACTQYAAALEAARAAPEQTAGGDEEELVVGLSAPAGPIAAAAAYKQAEQALSVARRRGRVLVEHEQLAAGSVLPLLADDAVKAFADGLLRALHEHDATGRGDLVASLRAWLSRHGQWDAAAADLGVHRHTLRYRMRRVEEILGRSLDDPDVRMELWLALKATSTE
- a CDS encoding aldehyde dehydrogenase family protein — encoded protein: MGATHAFWLAGRQATGEDTFDVTSPWDGRLVGKVSVPTDAQVEEAVAAAYAVRDEFAATPAHVRAAALDHVSRRLAERTEEIAQLISAENGKPVKWARGEVGRAVSVFRFAAEEARRFNGGEAQRLDTDAGGQGRLALTRRFPKGVVLGIAPFNFPLNLCAHKIAPAIAAGAPIILKPAPATPLSGLIIGDLLAETEGLPAGSWSILPVANDKMSALVQDERLPVISFTGSEKVGYAIMDSVPRKHCTLELGGNGAAVVLGDYASDADLDWAATRIATFSNYQGGQSCISVQRVIADASVYDRLLPRIVAAVEAQNTGDPNDDKTDVGPLVSEDAAKRVESWVTEAVEAGAQLLTGGKRDGAAYAPTVLTDLPAGTTLAREEVFGPVLSVQKVDGEAEAYAAVNDSKYGLQAGVFTHDLQVAFRAHRALEVGGVVIGDVPSYRADQMPYGGAKQSGVGREGVRFAMDDYTYERVLVLTGLAL
- a CDS encoding S53 family peptidase; the encoded protein is MHIARTGRGVAASAVASAALVAAALATTSSAGATTAAPAAVPHTFAAPAVAGHGLVHGVASPLPIAQCQAKWHINCYNPLQYRTAYNLNALYKKGVTGKGRTIVIVDSFGSPTIQHDLDVYSKQFGLKSTKVNVVKWGKVPPFDPKNSDMTGWAGESTLDVEMAHAVAPDAKIVLVETAVAETEGTTGLPEMMDAEKYMIDHGVGDVISQSFGATENTFPGFDKGDFSSIKKLRYAFQDAARKHVTVLASSGDGGATDSTADGKGYYKYRVNSWPSSDPLVTSIGGTQLHLNDKGERVKPDSVYNDNGAGGGGQSHVFTRPAFQNGVKNVVGTRRGTPDISMAAAVNGGAWVYSSYDPTATGWDVSGGTSEASPLFAGIIALADQAGGHRVGDIHQALYALEGRRGSGVVDVNDGTDNSYQGVQGYKAVKGYDMATGVGTLNALTFVPALAKASHG
- a CDS encoding LacI family DNA-binding transcriptional regulator, translated to MVTLAEVAQHAGVSASTVSYVLSGKRSISATTRQRVEQSIRELGYHPNAGARALASNRSNIIALMIPLRTDMYVPVMMEIAIAVATTARTHGYDVLLLTGEEGPDAVRRVTGSGLADAMILMDVELEDERLPLLRRGGAPTRTEPRAGDDQPSVLIGLPADTRGLTCVDLDWSATGALCVEHLAGLGHREIAVIGEAPAVYERHTGFAERTLEGLRSRARESGVRVLHRPCEGGYDAMALTLARIFDERPGTTGFVVQNESAVEPLLALLRQQGRAVPEDVSVVAIGPDQVAVQASVRLTSAAIPAQEMGRRAVEHLVAKLDGRGGEEVVLLAPELTVRASSGPAPTAS
- a CDS encoding acyl-CoA dehydrogenase family protein, with amino-acid sequence MSAPTTPRTTVTEREARQVAEAAREQNWRKPSFAKELFLGRFRLDLIHPHPLPDDEAVRRGEEFLAELRAFCESTIDSARIEREARIPDEVVAGLKELGALGMKIDPKYGGLGLTQLYYNKALALVGSASPAVGALLSAHQSIGVPQPLKMFGTQEQKDAFLPRCARTDISAFLLTEPDVGSDPARLATTAVPDGEDTYVLDGVKLWTTNGVVADLLVVMARVPASEGHKGGITAFVVEAASEGITVENRNAFMGLRGIENGVTRFHQVRVPAANRIGPEGAGLKIALTTLNTGRLSLPAMCAGAGKWCLKIAREWSAEREQWGKPVALHEAVGSKISFIAATTFALEAVLDLSSQMADEDRNDIRIEAALAKLYGSEMAWKMADELVQIRGGRGYETAESLTARGERGVPAEQILRDLRINRIFEGSTEIMHLLIAREAVDAHLSVAGDLIDPDKSLSDKAKAGASAGVFYAKWLPRLVAGPGQLPTAYGKFNNGVDLSGHLRYVERTARKLARSTFYAMSRWQGRMETKQGFLGRIVDIGAELFAMSAACVRAELLRGRGEHGREAYQLADAFCRQARIRVEELFDRLWTNTDDLDRKVVKAVLAGSFTWLEEGIVDPSGDGPWIADATPGPSGRESERRPFGS